One Mugil cephalus isolate CIBA_MC_2020 chromosome 8, CIBA_Mcephalus_1.1, whole genome shotgun sequence genomic window carries:
- the ndc80 gene encoding kinetochore protein NDC80 homolog has product MERGRMSRVTGSRLSELPLRVQDNRMSMVYTTPQSKQPAFGKLSVSKPQSGTSERRTSFFGARTSGANMPRTSTMSGFGGTEKIKDARPLHDKSYVQQCIRQLHEFLTEQGFPGTLSSKTLQSPSTKEFVKMFEFIYRQLDPTFELPNSKVEEEIPAILKSLRYPFVLSKSSMYSVGAPHTWPQALGALIWLIDNVKICWSLSQQELLFSDFCEDSDNIEEGAQYNKLFLDYTVETYSKFIQGEDTFEAEDESFLNKLKKLYNVDEALLASMEEKHRILTDEVERLEKESQTDRLMTKKMEKMKLQTDLKKLQSYRSSLESFKANLENKASELKDELETTVSHLESLKHERDELQHILQNQKFTPADVERINREKRELQQTITSLTKSLEDAEQHKWNEEIALAKVKEKAELKLTEYHKLARKLKLMPPSAENACGHDFEIRAFECGTSSSVQHKTQIQMLLRKLISDVEEENSRLTNMKLSLEESCEQLNSNIMDKSNDLKQLREQIRKLDERLDSDMQELAREEQEWAAEMESVENHRKLLEKKVNFGYDEALQQLKAAQQQYHLVLQETNEERRTVANNLASVFTTAANHLSITEKSMEDLHSRVQQMCSKAVEEDDAALQKMRETLKTFKSKADSL; this is encoded by the exons ATGGAGCG TGGAAGGATGAGTCGAGTTACAGGCAGCAGACTGTCAGAGCTGCCGCTGAGAGTGCAGGACAACAGGATGAGTATGGTGTATACGACACCACAGAG TAAACAGCCCGCATTTGGAAAGCTCAGCGTATCCAAACCACAGTCTGGGACCTCTGAAAGGCGTACCAGTTTCTTTGGCGCCAG GACTAGTGGAGCCAACATGCCTCGTACCAGCACCATGTCAGGGTTTGGAGGAACTGAGAAGATCAAAGATGCCAGACCACTACATGACAAATCTTATGTTCAGCAATGTATCAGACAGCTacatgag TTCTTGACAGAGCAGGGTTTCCCAGGGACTTTGTCGTCAAAAACCCTCCAGTCTCCCTCCACCAAGGAGTTTGTGAAGATGTTTGAGTTCATCTACCGCCAGCTAGACCCAACCTTTGAGTTGCCAAACTCAAAGGTTGAGGAGGAGATTCCAGCTATCCTGAAGAGCTTGAG gTATCCATTTGTTCTCTCCAAGTCCTCTATGTATTCTGTTGGAGCTCCTCATACCTGGCCTCAGGCCCTGGGTGCCCTCATTTGGCTAATTGATAACGTCAAG ATCTGTTGGAGTTTGAGTCAGCAGGAGCTGCTCTTCAGCGACTTCTGTGAAGACAGTGATAACATCGAGGAAGGGGCTCAATATAACAAG CTCTTCTTGGACTACACTGTCGAGACGTACTCCAAGTTCATTCAGGGTGAAGACACATTTGAGGCTGAGGATGAATCATTTCTCAATAAACTAA AGAAGCTGTACAATGTTGATGAGGCCCTGCTGGCCTCCATGGAGGAGAAGCACAGAATACTCACTGATGAGGTTGAACGACTGGAGAAAGAAAGTCAGACT GACCGTCTCATGACcaagaagatggaaaaaatgaAGCTGCAGACAGACCTGAAGAAACTCCAGAGTTATCGAAGCAGCCTCGAGTCTTTTAAAGCCAACTTGGAGAACAAAGCTTCAGAGCTGAAAGATGAGCTGGAAACAACTG tcagtcaTCTGGAATCTCTGAAACACGAGAGAGACGAACTGCAGCACATCCTGCAAAACCAGAAGTTCACTCCAGCCGATGTAGAGAGGAtcaacagagagaagagggaacTGCAGCAGACCATCACCAGTCTCACCAAGTCTCTTGAAGATGCTGAACAGCACAAGTGGAACGAGGAGATCGCTCTGGCCAAAGTGAAAGAGAAG GCGGAGTTGAAGCTGACCGAGTACCACAAGCTGGCACGTAAACTGAAGCTGATGCCTCCCTCTGCTGAGAACGCCTGTGGTCACGATTTTGAGATCAGGGCTTTTGAATGCGGGACCAGCAGCTCTGTTCAGCATAAAACACAGATACAG ATGCTCCTGAGAAAGCTGATCAGcgacgtggaggaggagaacagtcgTTTAACCAACATGAAACTAAGTCTGGAGGAATCCTGTGAACAG CTAAATTCTAACATCATGGACAAGTCCAACGATCTGAAGCAGCTGAGAGAGCAGATCCGCAAACTGGACGAACGGCTGGATTCTGACATGCAG GAGTTGGCCCGGGAGGAACAGGAGTGGGCAGCCGAGATGGAGTCCGTGGAAAACCACCGCAAACTTCTCGAGAAGAAAGTTAATTTCGGTTACGACGAGGCTCTGCAGCAACTCAAGGCGGCACAGCAACA GTACCACCTAGTGCTGCAGGAGACTAATGAGGAGAGGCGAACAGTAGCCAACAACCTGGCATCTGTGTTTACCACAGCTGCTAACCACTTGTCCATTACAGAG AAGTCCATGGAGGATCTGCACAGCCGTGTGCAGCAGATGTGCTCTAAGGCTGTGGAAGAGGACGACGCCGCTCTACAGAAGATGCGGGAAACTCTGAAGACCTTCAAGTCCAAGGCCGACAGTTTATAA
- the LOC125012364 gene encoding glial cell line-derived neurotrophic factor-like: MKLWDSLTTCLILLSAVHAGPPLLRRRPRLASTTRRGRAAESPLELPPVQIRLSVSSPGIGRADTAESEETLAGGEIYAMEESLPSEFEDVVDFIKVTISRIRRSSSSAVSSTTSSSATSSSSPEENSSGRTRNRRQRKKGASQESGKGGRGGGGGGGGGGGGTGRRAKGGGGSGRGQGCALKQIHLNVSDLGLGYSSSEEMIFRYCAGPCRKSEMNYDKILHNLIHNRRLPTKDTPPQACCRPTAFDDDLSFLDDSLVYHTIRKHSARKCGCV; this comes from the exons ATGAAGTTATGGGATAGCCTGACCACTTGTTTGATACTGCTGAGCGCCGTGCACGCCGGCCCGCCGCTGCTCCGGAGGCGACCGCGGCTCGCGTCCACCACGAGGAGAGGGCGCGCCGCCGAGAGCCCCCTGGAGCTGCCGCCTGTCCAGATCCGTCTCTCGGTTTCTTCCCCGGGCATCGGCCGCGCCGATACAGCTGAGAGTGAAGAGACGCTGGCCGGAGGAGAAATAT ACGCCATGGAGGAGTCTCTCCCCAGTGAGTTTGAAGATGTGGTGGACTTCATAAAAGTCACCATCAGCAGAATACGTCGCTCGTCCTCATCCGCCGTGTCCTCGACTACCTCCTCTTCAgcgacctcctcctcttcccccgaGGAAAACTCGAGCGGCAGGACTCGaaacaggaggcagaggaagaagggGGCAAGTCAGGAGAGTGgtaaaggaggaagaggtggtggtggtggcggcggtggtggtggtggggggacaGGCAGGAGGGCGAAAGGAGGTGGTGGCAGTGGACGGGGACAGGGCTGCGCGCTCAAACAGATCCACCTCAACGTGTCGGACCTCGGCCTGGGCTACAGCTCCAGCGAGGAAATGATATTTAGGTACTGCGCCGGACCCTGCAGGAAGTCTGAGATGAACTACGACAAAATCCTTCACAATCTCATCCACAACAGGAGGCTTCCTACCAAAGACACGCCCCCTCAGGCTTGCTGTCGGCCAACAGCGTTCGACGATGACCTCTCGTTTTTGGACGACAGCCTCGTTTACCACACCATTAGGAAGCACTCCGCCAGAAAATGTGGCTGCGTGTGA